The sequence TGCGCGACCAGGCCGTGGTGCGCAGCTCCGTGACGGCGGGCATCGTCCAGTACCTCATCAAGCCGTTCACCTTCGCGGCCTTCGCGGAGAAGATGGCGGCGTACGTCGGCTACCGCGAGGGCCTCGGCGCGGGCAGCGGCAGCACCACGCAGCTGCAGGTGGACCGGGCGCTCGCGGCGCTGCGCTCCCCCGCGTCCGACGCCCGGCTGCCCAAGGGCATGTCGGCGGAGACGCTCGACCTCGTGCGCGGGATCGCGCGGGGCGACGGGGCGCCGGCCCGCGACGCGGACGGCGCCGAGGGCGTCTCCGCCGCCGAGGTCTCCGGCGCGCTCGACGTGTCGCGCGTCACCGCGCGCCGCTACCTCGAGTACCTCGCCGACGTCGGCCAGGTGGAGCGGGTGCCGCGCTACGGGACGCCCGGCCGACCCGAGCTCGGCTACCGCTGGACGAGCTGACGCACCGTACGGCACGGGCACCCCGCGCGCGACCCCCGGGGCGGATCCGCCCGCTCCGGTGACGATGTCGCCGCCCCGTGCGAGTCTCGGAGCATGAGACGCACGATCCTCCCGCCGTACCTGCTGACCCGCCTCGCCGAGGCCGACCCCGAGCGCATGTCCGCCGCGCGGCAGGCCGCCCGCCGCGCCCTCCGCGACCAGGGGCCCCTCATCCACGACCGGCGCGGACCCGGTGCCGCGCCCGACGAGGCGGCGCTCCGGGAGCGCGACCCGTCGGGGATCCACCGCACGATCTCGGACGCGGCGAACCGCGAGGAGCTGCCCGGCCGCACGGTGCGCGTCGAGGGCGCGCCCGACACGGGCGACGCGGAGGTGGACGAGGCGTACGCCGGGCTCGGCGCCACCTACTCCCTCTTCTCCGAGGTCTACGGGCGGGAGTCGCTCGACGACCGCGGCCTGCCGCTGCTCGCGACCGTGCACTACGGCGAGGAGTACGACAACGCGTTCTGGGACGGCACGCGCATGGTCTTCGGCGACGGCGACGGCGAGGTGTTCGCGCCGTTCACGCGCTCGCTCACGGTCATCGGGCACGAGCTGACCCACGGGGTCACCGAGCTCACGCTCGGGCTCGTCTACCAGGGGCAGTCGGGCGCGCTCAACGAGTCGATCTCCGACGTGTTCGGCGTGCTCGTGGAGCAGCACTCTCTCGGCCAGACGGCGGACGAGGCCACCTGGCTCGTCGGCGCGGAGCTGTTCCTCGACCGCTCCACGGGCGTCGCGCTGCGCTCGATGCGCGCGCCCGGCACCGCCTACGACGACGACGTGCTCGGGAAGGACCCGCAGCCCGGGCACATGGACGACTACGTGGAGACCCGGGAGGACAACGGCGGCGTCCACATCAACTCCGGGATCCCGAACCGCGCCTTCTTCCTCGCCGCCACGGCCATCGGGGGCGAGGCGTGGGAGGGCGCGGGCCGCGTCTGGTACGACGTGATCGAGACCGGCGCCGTGCGCGCCGACGCCGACTTCCGGACGTTCGCACGGGCCACGATCGAGGCCGCGTCGGCGCGGTACGGTGGGGGCGCGTCCGAGGTCGCCGCGGTCCAGGCGGCGTGGGAGGGCGTCGGGATCGAGGTCTAGGTGGAGATCGCCGTGTCGCGCACGGGCGGGATGGCGGGCATGACCCGCACCTGGTCGGTGCGCGTGGACGACGACGCGTCCGAGTGGGGCGACCTCGTCGACGCCTGCCCGTGGGACGAGCCCGCCGTGCCCACGCCCGGCGCCGACCGCTTCGTCTACCTCGTGCGGGCGGGCGACCGCGAGGCGCGCCTCGGCGAGGCCGCCGTCGACGGGCCGTGGCGTCGGCTCGTCGACCGGGTGCGGGACGCGTCCCGTGAGAGCCTCGGAGGATGACGCCGCCTCCCTCCGCCGACGACCGCTACGGACACGACGTGCTCGCCGCCGGCTGGCGCGGGCCCGCGAAGGCGAGGCCCCGCC is a genomic window of Clavibacter capsici containing:
- a CDS encoding protealysin inhibitor emfourin; amino-acid sequence: MSRTGGMAGMTRTWSVRVDDDASEWGDLVDACPWDEPAVPTPGADRFVYLVRAGDREARLGEAAVDGPWRRLVDRVRDASRESLGG
- a CDS encoding M4 family metallopeptidase — its product is MRRTILPPYLLTRLAEADPERMSAARQAARRALRDQGPLIHDRRGPGAAPDEAALRERDPSGIHRTISDAANREELPGRTVRVEGAPDTGDAEVDEAYAGLGATYSLFSEVYGRESLDDRGLPLLATVHYGEEYDNAFWDGTRMVFGDGDGEVFAPFTRSLTVIGHELTHGVTELTLGLVYQGQSGALNESISDVFGVLVEQHSLGQTADEATWLVGAELFLDRSTGVALRSMRAPGTAYDDDVLGKDPQPGHMDDYVETREDNGGVHINSGIPNRAFFLAATAIGGEAWEGAGRVWYDVIETGAVRADADFRTFARATIEAASARYGGGASEVAAVQAAWEGVGIEV
- a CDS encoding response regulator, with amino-acid sequence MIRVLVVDDDVLTAEAHALYVGRLDGFEVAAVAHTGGEALRLVAEAGPEGIDLVLLDMTLPDLHGLEVCRRLRAAGRATDVVAVTAVRDQAVVRSSVTAGIVQYLIKPFTFAAFAEKMAAYVGYREGLGAGSGSTTQLQVDRALAALRSPASDARLPKGMSAETLDLVRGIARGDGAPARDADGAEGVSAAEVSGALDVSRVTARRYLEYLADVGQVERVPRYGTPGRPELGYRWTS